Proteins encoded in a region of the Streptococcus sanguinis genome:
- a CDS encoding GntR family transcriptional regulator, with amino-acid sequence MSKKEVAFPRYQQIAVAIAERIVDGKYPIGSKIYARSTLASNFNVSPETARKAINVLVDLEIMEVRHGSGAFISSKEKAQQFLETYKDVNSLQDLKSKLHQSIQRQEEEFANFSQLLNQLLSRTKDVQQRFPFNPYELQLSADAINLGKSINELNIWHSTGATIVAIQQGDQLLISPGPYTKLEAGNTIYFVGNELSVGLMHNLFFNEIETNK; translated from the coding sequence ATGAGCAAAAAAGAAGTCGCATTCCCACGCTACCAGCAGATTGCTGTCGCCATTGCCGAGCGAATCGTTGACGGCAAATATCCCATCGGCAGCAAGATCTATGCCCGCTCTACCCTAGCCAGCAATTTCAATGTCTCCCCTGAAACAGCCCGCAAGGCTATCAATGTGCTAGTAGATCTGGAAATCATGGAAGTCCGCCATGGCAGTGGAGCCTTCATTTCCTCCAAGGAAAAAGCTCAGCAGTTTCTCGAGACCTATAAAGATGTTAACTCTCTGCAGGACCTCAAAAGCAAGCTTCACCAGAGCATCCAGCGCCAAGAGGAAGAATTTGCCAACTTTTCCCAGCTGCTTAATCAGCTTCTAAGCCGAACTAAGGATGTCCAGCAACGCTTCCCTTTCAATCCCTACGAGCTCCAGCTCTCAGCAGACGCCATCAACCTAGGAAAATCTATCAATGAGCTCAATATCTGGCACTCGACTGGCGCTACCATTGTCGCAATCCAGCAGGGCGACCAACTCCTAATCTCGCCTGGTCCTTATACCAAGCTGGAAGCCGGCAATACTATCTACTTTGTTGGCAACGAATTATCAGTCGGTTTGAT